The Procambarus clarkii isolate CNS0578487 chromosome 39, FALCON_Pclarkii_2.0, whole genome shotgun sequence genome window below encodes:
- the LOC123748198 gene encoding uncharacterized protein: MTQQCSVRPVSAQYLQPVLSTSSQCSVPPARAQYLQSVLSTSSQCSVPPVSAQYLQPVLSTSSQCSVPPVSAQYLQPVLSTCCQCSVPPASAQYLQPVLSTSSQCSVPPASAQYLLPVLSTSSQCSVPPAIAQYLQPVLSTSSQCSVPPASAQYLQSVISTSSQCSVPPVTDQYFQPVLSTSTSAQYLQPVLSTSSQCSVPPASAQYLQPVLSTCCQCSVPPASAQYLQPLLSTSSQCSVPPAIAQYLQPVLSTSSQCSVPPVSAQYLQSVLSTSSQCSVPPVSDQYFQPVLSTSSQCSVPPASAQYLQPVLSTCCQCSVPPASAQYLQPLLSTSSQCSVPPASEQYLQAVLSTSCQCSVSQGCSIPPASAQYLQPVLSTSSQCSVPSASAQYLQPVLSTFSQCSVSQDSAQVLRLNDPPNRLTTRYPFTAG; the protein is encoded by the exons ATGACACAGCAGTGCTCAGTACGTCCAGTCAGTGCTCAGTACCTCCAGCCAGTGCTCAGTACCTCCAGTCAGTGCTCAGTACCTCCAGCCAGAGCTCAGTACCTCCAGTCAGTGCTCAGTACCTCCAGTCAGTGCTCAGTACCTCCAGTCAGTGCTCAGTACCTCCAGCCAGTGCTCAGTACCTCCAGTCAGTGCTCAGTACCTCCAGTCAGTGCTCAGTACCTCCAGCCAGTGCTCAGTACCTGCTGCCAGTGCTCAGTACCTCCAGCCAGTGCTCAGTACCTCCAGCCAGTGCTCAGTACCTCCAGCCAGTGCTCAGTACCTCCAGCCAGTGCTCAGTACCTGCTGCCAGTGCTAAGTACCTCCAGCCAGTGCTCAGTACCTCCAGCCATTGCTCAGTACCTCCAGCCAGTGCTCAGTACCTCCAGTCAGTGCTCAGTACCTCCAGCCAGTGCTCAGTACCTCCAGTCAGTGATCAGTACTTCCAGCCAGTGCTCAGTACCTCCAGTCACTGATCAGTACTTCCAGCCAGTGCTCAGTACCTCCA CCAGTGCTCAGTACCTCCAGCCAGTGCTCAGTACCTCCAGCCAGTGCTCAGTACCTCCAGCCAGTGCTCAGTACCTCCAGCCAGTGCTCAGTACCTGCTGCCAATGCTCAGTACCTCCAGCCAGTGCTCAGTACCTCCAGCCATTGCTCAGTACCTCCAGCCAGTGCTCAGTACCTCCAGCCATTGCTCAGTACCTCCAGCCAGTGCTCAGTACCTCCAGTCAGTGCTCAGTACCTCCAGTCAGTGCTCAGTACCTCCAGTCAGTGCTCAGTACCTCCAGCCAGTGCTCAGTACCTCCAGTCAGTGATCAGTACTTCCAGCCAGTGCTCAGTACCTCCAGCCAGTGCTCAGTACCTCCAGCCAGTGCTCAGTACCTGCAGCCAGTGCTCAGTACCTGCTGCCAGTGCTCAGTACCTCCAGCCAGTGCTCAGTACCTCCAGCCATTGCTCAGTACTTCCAGCCAGTGCTCAGTACCTCCAGCCAGTGAACAGTACCTCCAGGCAGTGCTCAGTACATCCTGCCAGTGCTCAGTATCTCAAGGCTGCTCAATACCTCCAGCCAGTGCTCAGTACCTCCAGCCAGTGCTCAGTACCTCCAGCCAGTGCTCAGTACCTTCAGCCAGTGCTCAGTACCTCCAGCCAGTGCTCAGTACCTTCAGCCAGTGCTCAGTATCTCAAGACAGTGCTCAGGTGCTGAGGTTAAACgacccgccgaatcgtttaacaactaggtacccattcactgctgggtga